A single window of Dermochelys coriacea isolate rDerCor1 chromosome 2, rDerCor1.pri.v4, whole genome shotgun sequence DNA harbors:
- the PRELID3A gene encoding PRELI domain containing protein 3A isoform X1, which translates to MKIWSSEHVFGHPWDTVIKAAMRKYPNPMNPCVVGVDVIDRSLDNQGRLHSHRLLSTEWGLPSIVKTILGTSRTLTYIKEHSVVDPVKKKMELCSTNITLTNLVSVDERLIYTPHPENPEKTVLTQEAIITVKGVSLSNYLESLMANTISSNARKGQDALEWVIGKLNTEFEELTSSTRVSMKSGIAAASAAEN; encoded by the exons ATGAAGATCTGGAGCTCGGAGCACGTGTTCGG acACCCATGGGATACAGTTATCAAAGCTGCTATGAGAAAATACCCCAATCCCATGAATCCATGTGTGGTAGGAGTAGATGTGATAGACAGAAGCCTTGATAACCAGGGAAGGTTGCATAGTCACCGACTTCTCAGCACAGAGTGGGGACTACCAAGTATTGTAAAAACG ATTTTGGGAACAAGTAGGACTTTGACATACATTAAAGAACATTCAGTGGTAGATccagtaaaaaagaaaatggaacttTGCTCCACCAAT attacTCTCACAAATTTGGTCTCAGTTGATGAGAGATTGATCTACACGCCTCATCCTGAAAACCCAGAAAA GACTGTGCTAACTCAAGAAGCAATTATTACTGTAAAAGGCGTTAGCCTGAGTAATTATTTGGAAAGTTTAATGGCCAACACAATATCCTCCAATGCTAGAAAG GGTCAAGATGCCCTGGAATGGGTGATCGGCAAACTAAACACAGAGTTTGAGGAATTAACATCATCAACACGAGTGAGCATGAAATCTGGAATAGCAGCGGCATCAGCAGCAGAGAACTGA
- the PRELID3A gene encoding PRELI domain containing protein 3A isoform X2 — translation MKIWSSEHVFGHPWDTVIKAAMRKYPNPMNPCVVGVDVIDRSLDNQGRLHSHRLLSTEWGLPSIVKTILGTSRTLTYIKEHSVVDPVKKKMELCSTNITLTNLVSVDERLIYTPHPENPEKTVLTQEAIITVKGVSLSNYLESLMANTISSNARKGWDAIEWIIQNSESALS, via the exons ATGAAGATCTGGAGCTCGGAGCACGTGTTCGG acACCCATGGGATACAGTTATCAAAGCTGCTATGAGAAAATACCCCAATCCCATGAATCCATGTGTGGTAGGAGTAGATGTGATAGACAGAAGCCTTGATAACCAGGGAAGGTTGCATAGTCACCGACTTCTCAGCACAGAGTGGGGACTACCAAGTATTGTAAAAACG ATTTTGGGAACAAGTAGGACTTTGACATACATTAAAGAACATTCAGTGGTAGATccagtaaaaaagaaaatggaacttTGCTCCACCAAT attacTCTCACAAATTTGGTCTCAGTTGATGAGAGATTGATCTACACGCCTCATCCTGAAAACCCAGAAAA GACTGTGCTAACTCAAGAAGCAATTATTACTGTAAAAGGCGTTAGCCTGAGTAATTATTTGGAAAGTTTAATGGCCAACACAATATCCTCCAATGCTAGAAAG GGGTGGGATGCTATTGAGTGGATAATTCAAAATTCTGAAAGCGCTCTAAGCTAG